The Mauremys reevesii isolate NIE-2019 linkage group 13, ASM1616193v1, whole genome shotgun sequence genome contains a region encoding:
- the LOC120380089 gene encoding olfactory receptor 10A7-like: MNRSVVSITEFILLGFGNHPELQIFLFLLFLVIYVVTMAGNILIMVLVVTDQHLHTPMYFFLGNLSCLETCYTSTILPRMLASLLTGDRTISVTGCLIQLYFFGSLVDTECYLLAVMSYDRYLAICKPLHYGTRMNNRFCFQLAAGSWISAFLAVIIVIILMSQLIFCGPNEIDHFFCDLTPMIKLSCSDTHKMEFVTFWGSVLFTLPPFLLTMTSYVYIIIAILRIPSTTGRQKAFSICSSHLIVVTIFYGTLMIVYILPKTEKLRELNKVFSLCYTVLTPLLNPLIYSLRNKDVKLAFRKAVRKYVAFMN; this comes from the exons ATGAACAGGAGTGtggt ATCcatcacagaattcatcctcctgggatttgGAAATCATCCTGAACTGCAGATTTTTCTCTTCCTGCTGTTCTTAGTGATCTATGTTGTGACCATGGCTGGGAATATCCTCATCATGGTGCTAGTTGTGACTGAccagcaccttcacacccccatgtacttcttcctagggaacttgtcctgcttggagacctgctacacctccaccatcctgcccaggatgctggccagtctcctgactggggacagaacTATTTCTGTAACTGGTTGCCTAATACAATTATATTTCTTTGGTTCTCTAGTTGACACAGAATGTTACCTCCTAGCTGTGATGTCTTACGATCGGTATTTAGCAATATGCAAACCACTGCACTATGGAACCCGTATGAATAACAGGTTCTGCTTCCAGCTAGCAGCTGGCTCTTGGATAAGTGCATTTTTGGCTGTTATCATTGTCATAATTTTAATGTCACAGTTAATTTTCTGTGGCCCtaatgaaattgaccatttcttttgtgatcTCACCCCAATGATAAAACTGTCCTGCAGTGACACCCATAAGATGGAATTTGTGACCTTTTGGGGCTCTGTTTTATTCACTTTACCTCCATTTCTGTTGACCATGACATCCTATGTTTATATCATAATTgccatcctgagaatcccttccaccaCTGGGAGACAAAAGGCCTTTTCTAtctgctcctcccacctcattgTGGTGACCATTTTCTATGGGACCCTAATGATTGTCTATATCTTACCAAAAACTGAGAAGCTGAGGGAGCTCAACAAAGTGTTCTCCCTTTGCTACACGGTCCTGACACCCCTGCTCAATCCTCttatctacagcctgagaaacaaagacgTCAAGTTGGCCTTTAGAAAAGCTGTCAGGAAATACGTGGCTTTCATGAATTAA
- the LOC120380090 gene encoding olfactory receptor 11A1-like — translation MADAEGGNQTSVTEFILLGFRNTPELQTLLFLLFLVIYIMTMAGNILILVLVVADQHLHTPMYLFLGNLSCLETCYSSTILPRVLASLLTGDRTISFYACVIQYYIFGFLAATECYLLAAMSYDRYLAICKPLHYTIIMHGRFCLQLAAESWVSGLLASSIVTGMILQLTFCGPNEIDHFFCDFNPLLNISCSDTRLVELLASTLSFIFTLPPFLLTVTSYVCIIFAILQIPSTTGRQKAFSTCSSHLIVVTIFYWTITIVYVLPKNDTLRDLNKVFSLLYTVLTPLVNPLIYSLRNKEVKEALRKALSKFMDFRRIQAIQANLCKINQN, via the coding sequence ATGGCAGATGCAGAAGGAGGAAATCAAACGTCTGtcacagaattcatcctcctgggattcAGGAATACCCCGGAGCTTCAGACCCTTCTTTTCCTGCTGTTTCTGGTGATCTACATTATGACCATggctgggaacatcctcatcCTGGTGCTAGTTGTGGCTGAccagcaccttcacacccccatgtacttatttctggggaacttgtcctgcttggagacctgctacagcTCCACCATCCTGCCTAGGgtgctggccagtctcctgactggggacagaaccatTTCTTTCTATGCATGTGTCATACAATATTATATCTTTGGCTTCTTAGCAGCTACAGAATGTTATCTTCTAGCAGCCATGTCTTACGATCGTTATTTAGCAATATGTAAACCCCTCCATTATACAATAATTATGCATGGCAGGTTCTGCCTCCAGCTAGCAGCTGAGTCTTGGGTGAGCGGGTTACTGGCTAGTTCCATAGTAACTGGAATGATTTTACAATTAACTTTCTGTGGCCCCAATGAAATTGATCATTTTTTTTGCGATTTCAACCCGTTGCTGAACATCTCCTGCAGTGACACCCGCCTTGTGGAACTTTTGGCTTCCACACTGTCCTTTATATTCACCCTGCCACCATTTCTACTCACTGTGACATCTTATGTCTGTATAATCTTTGCCATCTTGCAAATCCCTTCCACCACTGGGAGGCAAaaggccttctccacctgctcctctcacctcattgtggtgacCATTTTCTATTGGACCATCACTATTGTGTACGTGTTGCCAAAAAATGATACACTGAGAGACCTGAACAAAGTGTTCTCTCTCCTTTACACAGTCCTGACCCCTTTGGTCAATCCCCTCAtttacagcctgagaaacaaagaggtcAAGGAGGCTCTGAGGAAAGCTCTCAGTAAATTTATGGATTTCAGAAGAATTCAGGCCATCCAAGCTAATTTGTGTAAGATAAATCAAAATTGA